The Pyrus communis chromosome 5, drPyrComm1.1, whole genome shotgun sequence region CTGTATGGAGCTGGATACAAATTGATCAGACAATTCATATGTTTTCTGCACAAGGGAAAACCTCATACCGATGAAGGATAGGTATATTTTGAATTGTATCATCTGGTTCATGAGATGAAGAAATTAGGGTACGAGGTGGAAAAGAAGAAGCTGCTGCTAAGTCGCACGGAGAAGTTGGCCATTGCTTACGGACTGATGAATACGAAAAGTGGAGAACCTATCAGGGTGATTAAGAACACACGAGTTTGCTCCGATTGCCATACAGCAGCAAAATACATGTAGTTAGTGCGTAAACGCGAGATTTTCCTCGAGGACGGTGTTCGGTTTCACCATTTCAGGGAAAGCGAGTGTACCTGCAATGACTGCTGGTAGGGAGGGAGGGCTACAAAATGCTTCAACCGGCTCAGACGGAGCTAAGATCAAGGCAGATGGGGTGAGAACTTCACCCCAATTGGTCAAGTTTTCGGTGAATGCTCCTAGTAATGCATAGAGGTTTGGAGGACTGATAAGGCCAGTCTTTGTAACAGTGAATCCTACACAGAGCTCACCCGTGTAGGGATGCCAGCCGGTTGCGATTATACGACGGAAGCTCCATTGCATGTTCTCATCAATCTGTGCAGTGTATTCTCATTGAATTCCACAACACTGAAGTTATATACGAAAGAATAGGTCATTATTATTGAGGCATCGACATATAATCCACCAAGTAGAAAGACACAAGTAACGCGTTTACGATAATTTATTAAGAATGCAAATACATAAGGTatatacaaaaacaaacaacaacGCAACGGCGGTTCGAAGCCCTGAATCCTTCCCTGCACTACATGAAAACCCCAATTCCATAGATACCATCTCTTTCCAAGATAAATATTTACAGATCAGAGTCGTACTAACATCGGTATCACCATGCACGAAACACAGGAACAATAAAACTCACAGTAGCTTTCCCTTTCCATCCATGGGGAGCTTATAAAAACCTATAAAGCTCGTCCATCAGACATGAATACGAGAAACCGCACAATCATTTCCAGTGTGAGAAGAATATATGCGAGAGCAATTGGAAAGAGGGTAGGAAGGATGTTCATCAGTCAGAAATGCAAAAGATCCAAAACTTCTGTGAATGGAAGGAAAGCTCCGACTATCTCTACACAGCATTTGAGACAAAAAAACCACATGCTTGGTTTACCTATAGCCTATCGTACTCCTGTGCCATTCCCCAACTCTACTAATGATTGATAGGTTCAGTTCGGTCCTGGACAGCCATCCTCTCTGAGACATCAGCCAAAGACTTGAGGTTGCACCGGATCAGGGCCTCAACAAAGTAGCATGTATCATCCTTGGTATTCCCCTCAGGCACATCCACCACAAAGGATTCAATAACAAGTGTCCCCGGTCTTCCTTCAATAACCTCAGGGTGTACAGTAATAATTGAAGCGTAGTTCTGCAAATTCAAAGAACATATAGAAATGAGGTTAGGAAGGCGTTCGTGTACCACATAATAATACAGGTGTAAAAAGAATATTTTCCAAACATCAATGAAAAAATTGTAAACTAATTTGAGcaaataaattgacaaaataCATATTTCATGCATGTGATGGCCGGATGCTGGCAACGTTGTCTGTATACTGAAAACCAGACAAATGTTTGCCGTTATCAATATTACATGTTTTAAGATTAAGTTCTGAGATACGTTGAGAATGTTACGGGCAATCACTAaggaaccctaaaccctatttgcAGGCACATATTACATGCACTCCTCATACCATGCATACATAGCATGTGAGGTAATTGGATGGGACCTATCCATACATATTGCCCCATCAACGTCTGAGTGACCATGGCTGTCATGAACAAGCAGCTGTTGCTACCAGTTAAAAACAAACTATCTTCACTCTTTCTAAAAATAGAAAGTGAAACAAATCAATTATTGACAACTTGATTTCGAAAATCAATATATTCAAAAGGAAACATTATCAAAAGCATTTCCAAGCTAAACAGCCACTCATTATCTATTCACACACAGAGAACCCTAAAATATATTCTGCTGATTAAAGAACATACATGAAATTGCATAAAACACAGCAGGCACACAGCAACAGAGACAAGCTTACTTCCTATTTGACGATCAAATGGATAAAAGCAAGAACACACCAGTAGGCAAAGGCACAAGAAAACTTCTTACCCTTAGCCTATGATCACCGCCAACAATCTTGATTCCAAGAATGTGCTCATCATCATCAAGAAGCTCCAGCCTCTCAGTGCTGGTCGTTGCGGGCAGCCCAGATTTAACATTCACCTCTCTAACGCTCCCAATGCCAAGGTCCCCCTTCATGGTGCACCGACTAACAAACGGCTTGTACTTCTGGGGCTGATCAAATCTCCTCACCAATGACCACACCTGATCAAAGACACCAACTTGATCACATCACTAAATCAACAAATTAGTCTTATCGTAAACATAGCAACAGTGAACCCAAAAGGCAAGCGTCAAGCTTCCACTAGGTCTTTGCCattaaaaaaactaacaatTTGTTTGGCTACAGAGAAAGTGCAAAAAAGGAAACATTTTCTTTGCGTGGAAgctaaaatttaagaaaaaaaatggaaaaaggaaaagaaacaccccTTATTCAAATTTTCATAGTTCCTTAGGATTTTCTTACACTTTTCAGCGACTACAAAAACAATTACAACAAACTGAAAGGGGAAAATTATTAAGCCAAACCActtggaattcaattttcttaaaTCATcacaaacaaaaccaaaattactTAAATTACCATCCTAATTTTGCCATAAATTACCATCCTCTTCACAAATATTACATTTCAGCAACAACAAATTCATTGAAACAAACAATCAAACTCGAATCTGAACGCAAATCCGACCCAATTGAACCAAATAACAAAACCCAgaagaaaaaacacaaaaaagaacCCCCAAAAATTCCCATAGTCCCCAATTTCCCAGAtctccaaaaccaaaaaaagtcAAACCCACCAAGAAAATCCTATCTTTAACAAAAAGTCAAACAAATCAACACCACCCAAAATCGAAAGAACCACAATTCGAAGCTCGATATACAGTCCAGAGAGAGATGAGGAGAGAGAGGCTTACGAGATGCACAGGGGCTTTGATGTGCCTGACCAGAGCCGAAGTACACTGGTTCTCTCTGGGCTCGTGCCTGTGGTGCCTCCGTATGTACTCCGCCTCCATCGAATCACCGCCGCCGCTGCTCATTTTCCGATTAAGTATTGTTTCCCTTCAATCTCTCAATCCCTCAAACCGTTCcttcctctcttttttctctaCAAACAAACGAGGACACCGGGCGAAGAAGGCAATACAAGACAGACGCTTCCAGAGAGAGTAAAAAGtgcttttctttatttcttgaggagagagagggggagagagagagagagagagagagagagagagagaggcttttGGTGTGAAAAAAGTAGCTTAGCTTGGCGGGTTATCAAAAAACTATGAGAGGAGGAGAGTCCACTCTCTCCCACCGACAGGACAATTTTTTAGTCCCAAAAATTAAGCCCAAAGccctttttttcttccattgggtctatttatactaatttacaagtaaataaaaaattacaaataaagacTACAATGACAATGTAAGTTTATCTTCAATCATAAAGACTAAACGTAACCCTTaactatattttttatattcaaaatattttaaagactACTTTATGGTTAAACTTTTCATCTCTAACCTCGGCCATATTTTGTTCTCctacatatttttttactttgtttttcttttaccaAACATAACTTGTCTTGGGGCTAAATGTTGTCTGTTTTGAAGTCAAAGTTAACTTAATTCTTTTAGCTCGATTCCCTTCAATCCTTTATTTCTAGACTGATTTTATCAATATTAGTACTAAATGTGATTTATAATCCTGGATTGAAGATGGCCTGACTATAATATATAAGTTACTCTTATAGACTATAAAAATGAGATTTAAACTGAAGCGTAAAACTCTAGCTAACCTAACGAATAACGAGTTTTCCTTGAACCCATTTACAGGCCTCTATTAAAAAAGTGCTTTAAGCCCTtgtcagttttttttattagtaaaaTAATAGGAAATTGTTGGAAATTGTCCCCAAATTTTGTGTAGGGTTACATGGTGGTGAAGGATTGTGTAGTGACAGTCCACTCTCTGGCTTGGAATTGGGTTGGTTTGTTGGGTGGTGAAGCGGGGATGGTTTTTATTGGGTAGCTAGCTTTTTGGGTTGAGTGGATGGGTTCTGCTGGCTTTTGTTTTATTAGCCACTGAGTAAGTGGATGATTTTTAAAGTCGAGATTTGGTGGAGTGGGGTTGGGGATGATGCCCACTTGCCTCCTTTGCTTAATTGCTACCATGACAGTTACAGATCATTCATCATTTTTCACATTATTTTAATGCAGTTGAATATTATGATTGGAatatgacacatcccgaccggAGTTGAGGTATGCTGGCGGATAACCGAGAATGACGtaaccaaaaaggaaaagatgcatAAGCaaaatatggataaatttaaaacaaaactaacatttatttaatctaaagTAGAGAGTGCGCAGTAGTGGGAAGAACCTATAAAACATAATTGTTTAGAGCATAGATGACAATACGACATAAGTAGTGCAGTCGAAACTAATTAAAGTACTTAATACACAATCAGGAAAAAGCCCCTACATTTATCTATGGAAATGTCAAAATACGCCGGAGATTCCTCGTACGCCATAGGGTATTCAACTAATTAGGTCATGGATgggcgaaaaacagaagggtgagtgagcaaaaacaaaagtttataaaacatatttattttctgaacatactaacccctcgcggtaaaacatgtatagttttcagaaaatcatactacctATAAGtgtgaaatcaaatgtaaatcaatAATAAATCCAGGAATACACCAATCATAATATCTCAGCAATAGCATAATAAAATcaagtgctcatcaatctatgccaacacacgagttcatgcagagggaATCTGATATGAACAGaactgggtgtaatcataatatacactatagtactacaatcacgtgaagattggcTCTAGGctcatcacatacgagtccgagttgcctattgcaacctgtacgacaggactggcacctacaatgaaTCCAAGGTTAGCGtgcggtgcgatgtgaacatacacataAAGCCTGGTCTTAGCCTAGGCGAGTACAACACCGGTCCaagcatgcatgatgagcaaGTATAATGTATGTGAACATGCCATGACAACATATAAAAATCTCAACAATAATATGGCATTTTTAGAATTAAATAGAACATGGCATGACAGGCGTAAAATCAATCCAAAAGCATATGTGGAAACTAtaaactttatatataatatataaaaacaaatgtcCACTCACTGATACATCGATGAATCATAGCCTCCTAACCTTGTTTGTCCTCGTACCTTCTCGGGgtaagtctcacctatatgtgaaataactttactaataaattaattaggacATACACTAAAAGGCTAGGAAAATCCCCCATAATTTGCTTAAACAGAGGGTTTAAATATACGAAAACATTCTACTCGACATCACGAACCCGTAAACGTCAAGCACGCACTGCTCGGAGGCCAGACACGCCCTCATGCACCACTAGGTTGCGGCCACACGTGCGCCCATGCGCATGCCACGCGCCTGACACACTGACAGATGACaaaggaatattccatcagatttgacggaatattccattaaatatTAACGGCGTTACCTAACAGCTtcagaatattctgttaactttaacgaaatattctccttcttctccggTTGTCCTCCATCGTCTGCTGCCGTCATCTGGTTCATTGGAAATTGGAGAATTTTCACTAGATTCtagaaaatttttaaaacttcatttcttaaccatttttgaCGTACTTTATATagaaatgaagcttatgaagagtagaacaaGTCTATACCTTTAAAAGTCCAAAAAGTGGACGAAAATGGACTGAAATTAGCTCGAAAGTCTTGGACCTATTTTCAACTCCTTGAAACTGCACATTTTGACGTTGGCTCCTATCCCAACTTAGGTTAGTGGTCACGGGGAGTTGTGTAGTGGCCTTCAAATCTCCCAAAACTTTGTAACACGAGCTGGAAATCGACGGGGAACCTCCACCCTAGTCGGAGCTCCGAGTTGCTCCAAGTTGGAAGCTCAAAACTCGTCCATTTTAAGATCGGTTTGTATGAATGGACTCGTGGGGATGAGTGGAGTTTAATGGTGGTGGTTTGAGGTTTGATctgtgaagttttttttttttatggtgtaAGATTGTtgtagagaagagagagtgacaggtgagggagagaagaatgtgagagatagagagagagagagagagagagagagagagagagagagagtgtgtgtgtgtgtgtgtgtgtgtgtgtgtgtgtgtgtgtgtgtgtgtgtgtgtgtgtgtgtgtgtgtgtgtgtgtgtgtgtgtgtgtgtgtgtgtgtgtgtgtgtgtgtgtgtgaagaatgtgagagatagagagagagagagagagagagagagagagtgtgtgtgtgtgtgtgtgtgtgtgtgtgtgtgtgtgtgtgtgtgtgtgtgtgtgtgtgtgtgtgtgtgtgtgtgtgtgtgtgtgtgtgtgtgtgtgtgtgtgtgtgtgtgtgtgtgtgtgtgtgtgtgtgtgtgtgtgtgtgtgtgtgtgtgtgtgtgtgggagtaAAGTTGATTAGTTGATTGGTGGGCGAGGTAGAGCAAGTCATGGGAGAGAtctgtctgtgtgtgtgtgtgtgtgtgtgggagaAAATGTGGGAGTAAAGTTGATTGGTGGGCGAGGTAGAGCAAGTCATGGGAGAGATCTTTAAAGAGGGAAGGGATAAGGTTTTgtacaatataaaatgtacataaaatttgtaaaatctAACTCACCCTATTTGAAACAATGTTTCCAACATTGAACACTCGTGTACAAATTTACCCGTTGTTAACTCACTTTAACTAaacgtaactttttcgttacaagtCTGATTTGGGTCTAACTCACGTTCACGTATTTGTACGAATGAGTACTAATTAATTACGATATgagaaaaataattcaaaagtcGAATAACTACGTCCACGTCAAGTTCCACTTTGCCAAAAAGGGCATAAACGTCAATTTACACACTTGGGGAGaaaattacatggaaaattagGGACAGGTCATCACAAAATAACTTTTCACTTTGAtctctgagatttaaaatcgataggaGTGATTTTTGAGTTTGTCCATcgtcaatcattttagtcattctgTGAAAATTCTCTGTTTAATAAgactaaaataacaaaaatactctcaaaatttgtcaaatcattttggttcattgtttattaaattaaggatatttttgttattttggttcTTATTTAACCGAAGTTTttcacgaaatgaccaaaatgattggtggtggacaaactcaagaatcatttctatcaatttcaaatttcagagATCAAAGTAAGGAGATATCAATTTCAGGaactattttgattaaaataccTTATAAATAAGATAGTTAAAATTTTAGTATACTCTAACGTATAAAATACATTAAATTTGAGCATATCCCTATTTAtcggaaaactaatgaaaatgacttgaaaactttgaattttaaccataatgacaaaaaaaagggtaaagtgaatagtaccaagattgactttttaatgtaaaaatgtggttttttgttaaaataaacagtaccaagAACTTTTTATTCAAGTTCCCTTTAAAATATTCTAGAATACAGCCTATGATTCGTCACCTCTCAATAGCAAATTGGGAGAGATTTGGACATTTGGATAAATTGttttccatttcatcattttgaACCTTTTTGTGGCAAGATTTATtatgggagttttaatgaaaaatctacGGTACTactcactttaacaaaaaaccatatgtttacactaaaaagtcaatcctggtactattcactttaccctttattttgttcttatcgttaaaactcaaagttttcaatcatttttctaTTAGTTTTCCCATTTATTAATTCACACATATTATAACATGTGAAAAATTATTCATAATATATTACAAAGTATAAACTCATTCACTTATTTATGATATAAAACATGAATTGTTAACACCATATGATAATATTGCTTTTACAAACATTCTCAAGCTTTCAAGTTGGACCTTATGCAGTAGGAATTTAGGGTCTCTTACTCATATGTTTGGTGttgaatacaaaataaattgggTTATTTAATATTTCGTTGTATATGGATTACAAATCATGTCTTACAAGTCTTTACCAATCCAATTCTATCTCTAATGCATAATCCCATCCAACATACAAAACGAGCCCTTAATGACTACCAATTGGTTTTCGAATCCCTATTAAAGAGTTTCTTATTTGACATAAACTTAAAACCAAGTGATATGATTGATGAAATAGTAAAATTAGTTGTACAAAATGAGATGAATAAAAGGTCGATTAGTGGTTAATTGGGTGGGTAAAAGACATATTAGTGACTAATTGGTCCCATTAGTCACCATCAAGCTGTTTACCCGCTTCATTATGTACACATATAATGTAAGTGACT contains the following coding sequences:
- the LOC137733666 gene encoding abscisic acid receptor PYL3-like — its product is MSSGGGDSMEAEYIRRHHRHEPRENQCTSALVRHIKAPVHLVWSLVRRFDQPQKYKPFVSRCTMKGDLGIGSVREVNVKSGLPATTSTERLELLDDDEHILGIKIVGGDHRLRNYASIITVHPEVIEGRPGTLVIESFVVDVPEGNTKDDTCYFVEALIRCNLKSLADVSERMAVQDRTEPINH